A stretch of DNA from Xyrauchen texanus isolate HMW12.3.18 chromosome 36, RBS_HiC_50CHRs, whole genome shotgun sequence:
CTGTTGATCGTTCCACTTTTGTCCTCAAGTTGTCAAATAGACTTTTACATGTATTCTGCTCATATCACAATTTCCTGCACATAAACAGTGTCTGTCACCCATTCATGATTAGTAATTTAATCCAAACATCACCCAGCTCTAATATCTATTAATTGTGGTACAAGAAAAGCCTGTCATTTCATGAAATGTTCCTTGGCATTTCACCCTTCATGTTTTTTCCCTTGTTAACCTTTAGAACAACAATAAAGATGACCGAGAAAACACAGAAGATGACATGAGTAATGCATCCAAcagtgaagatgaagatgaagaggatgAAGTAGACAATGAAAACGTTTCCACAACTAAGCTGTTGGGTACTGATATTCAAGAGGTAAATACATGATTACACAGTTTTAGCCCCACTGGCATTGTAATTATGTCCTCCTTCCAACCTATTGCTCCAAGGCAACAAATCTGAAAATGCTGGTCCGATCGCAAATTGGTGAGCACATTCATGCTTCTCAGAGGATGAACCCTGTCAACTGTGTTGACATTATTACTTTCAGTCCAGTGCCACCCCATCTCCATTCTCCCACTACTGGCATTCTCCCAACATGCACCAAGCCAGTGACAGCAGAGGACCTGCACAAATTCAATGAGATTATTTCATTCatccaaatatttattttctttccccTGTTAACTTTCAGAACGACAGTGAGGATGATCGAATAAACACAGAAGATGACATGAGTATTGCTTCCAACAGTGAAGATGTAGATAATGAAGTGGACAATGATAAATCCTCCACAATTAGCCTAATGGGTACTGACACTGAAGAGgtaaatacacaaatatacatcACACAGTTTTTACCTTTGGTTCAATAAATCCCTGCCCTTTTAATTCTTTCAAGTCATCTTTTTCCGTTGTTAACCTGCAGAATGAGGATTCCATTGGATCAGATTCCAACGCAAACGTGCTTGATGCTGCAAGGAGTGGAGATGAAAACGATGTGGACAGTGAAGACTTGATGGAGGGCAATACTAGTGGAGAAAACCCATCTGAATTTTCTGTGGTATGTAGTAAATAGTTCCATGGTGTTAGTAGTTAGTGTAATAGCTCATGTTAAAAAGCCCAGTTCATGAAATGAGTGCATTTGTAGACAATATAAAATAGCTATGGGGGCTAGCTGTTtcccatagatagatagaaagatatttTCTGTGCCTAGATCACCTGGGAAACCACAGTGTGTTGCTGAGCGAGCATTTTTTAGGCTTTTTGTCCTTACATGATACtttattttatagttgtgttaggTGGAGTCGAGGAAGGctttctattctattttaaatATAACACCGTCTGTAAACATGGAATTCAGTTTCTCCACCAAACACCCAAAATTCTGAATCTTTCTTTCAAATTGTATTGTTAACTGTAgacaaaataaaatgtgcttaaaggTTACAAAGTCGTTgggttaaatttgttttaatggtaAAGCAATGTGGCATTACAACTGCTGAGTGGGCACTTGAGGAGAGTAGACAATAGCCTGTCTAAAGCAGAATTGAACTTTGGTAGCGACTTAGATTGTATAGTTAGCTGGACACAATATAAGTCCACATAAtaaagaaaagtcatttttacttaagtaattacTACTGTAATGTATCcgtccattcactttcatagcataTCAAAAAAGTCTCAAAGTAACACTAATTTAGCATATAAATTGACGTAATGGACAATGACAGACAGCAAAATGGATTATGCCAAAATGGCAGCCTTATGCCAACATTCAGCAGAGGTACTAGCAAAATAATTATGATTGCTCAAAAAAGGGAACTGGACTTATTTATATTTGCTAATCTGCTTTGTGTTTGTCATGTGTCAAAAGTGTTATTGTGAGACCTGTTTTGCCAGgatatggaagtgaatggacaGATACAAATGCAGTTTTCTGTATTACTAACCCAGGAGAGTACAAAAAACTAGTAAGGATATTTCAGCCACCATTAGGACTCCTGTCATATCATGCATGGGTAATTAGTATCTACAAAAGTTTAACATATaggtacacacacacaggttgcTACTCTTTCTTTTGGGTTTGCAGCTTTGTaggatatgatgaaattattataaattttgtTATAATCCACGGCAAGCATTTCTAGAAAATTTCATTtgcatttacaattacatttaaagacaATGTGCTAGACTGATAGTCCTGATTCGTTCTGCTGCTCGCATTtttacagctctctctctctctctctctctctctctagggcAGTGAAGATACAGCAGATACTGGTGACAAACCCTTGTATCCTGGTGCACCTCTTTCAAAAGGAGAAAGTGTTTTGATGCTGATGTCCTATCTGTTACGGCATAATTTAACCGGCGAGGCACTTACTCACTTACTGGAAATGTTTAACATAATGTTTCCAGGTCTGATCCCATCTTCACATTACATTTTCCACAAAGAATTTGGAAGTTCATCTAAATTTGAAGTTCACTTTTattgtgaaagctgtttaaaatacTTTGGCATTAGCACAGACTGTCCCACTCAATGTGACTCTTGCAACACAGTATTTGATGCCAATGCAAACCTAAAGAATGGCTTCTATTTTCTTGTGTTGTCCCTGTATGCACAGATTAAGCAACTTCTGCAAGAACATGGTGTCAGTCTTAACGAAAAAACTAGAACGTTTGGGGTTCTCTCTGACATACAATCTGGTGAAGAATATCTAAATTTATGTGACAGTGGCATTCTTGCAAAAGATGACTTGACGCTAATTTGGAATTGTGATGGCGCACCAGTGTTTAAAAGTTCTAAATGCAGCATTTGGCCAATTCAGTGTCAGGTAATTGAACTGGGACCAGAAGTGaggaaaaagcacattttgatgTCAGCATTATGGTTTGGGCCAAGTAAACCATCCATGTTAGCATTACTAACACCATTTGTTAAAGAAGCCTCATTATTAGAGACTGAAGGTATTGAATGGCAAGACGTACAGGAAACTATCATGTGTCTAaagtgtttgtgctggtttgtagCTCTGATTCAATGGCTCAGTCCATTGCTTCAGTAACACAAAGCAGTTTAATGGCTTTTACGGTTGTGACTTTTGCTATCACAAAGGTGGTAAATCCTATCCATACGATCGACCTGAACCCCCACTTCGAAATGAGAGAGATCATTTCAGTCATGCTATGTCAGCTTCAGTAAATGAGCCAGTATTTGGAGTCAAAGGGCCATCTCCTTTAATGAAGCTTAGTCACTTCCAAATGATCAAGGGTTTCATTCCTGAATATCAACACAATGTGTGCCTTGGAGTCACTCGGCAATTGACTACGTTGTGGTTTGATACAACGAACAGTGAAGCCCCTGGTACATTGGCAAACAAAGTGAAGAGGTTGATTTGCGACTTGTAAAAATAAAACCACCTGTTGAGATAACTAGGACACCAAGGTCAGTGAGTGAAAGGAAGTTCTGGAAAGCTTCAGAGTGGCGAGCATTTCTCCTCTTCTATGCTCTGCCTGTACTGAAAGGCATACTCCCTGGCAGATTTTGGAATCATTTGTTCCTATTGGTGTTTGGCATATATACATTACTGCAGGATAAGATCAAGACTAGAAGCATCCTGATGTCAGAACTGGCTCTTAAAAATTTGTCATTGAATTTCAAAGACTATACTGGGAAAGACCACATGACTTTCAACATACACTTGCTCACACACATCGCACAAAGTGTGAAACACTGGGGTCCATTATGGGCAACGTCAACCTTTGCCTTTGAATCCAATATGGGCACTCTATTGAAGTATTTTCATGGAACACAGTATGTCCCTTCACAAATTGCAAGAAAATTTCTATTGTGGAGAGAATTACCAGAAAAGGCAAAGCATACTATCAAAAGTGCAAAGGTTCAATCATTTGTTGacaaactttattttaataagcGAAGAACAGAAAAATGTGAAATACTAAATGAAAGTGTCATGGGTTTTGGGCATCCTGCTTTGCAAGAAAATATCACCACTTCATATAGGCCTGCCATTACTAAGTTATGTGGAAATCTAAGTAACTGCTTCTGGTCCTACAACCGTTTTTTGGTTGATGGAGTTCTGTATCACAGTCACAAGTATGACAGACTAAAGAAGAGATGCAACAGTGCTGTATGCTTGAAAGATGGAACATTGTGTTTAATTAATGACTtagtcatttttaaacaaaagtgtACACATCAAAGCCCTGCATCTTGTGCGTGTACCAAACATTGCTGTGTTTTAGTTGAGGTACTTGCACAATCCAGCAGGCCTTTATGTAAAGattcacaaataaatgtacagaGTACTTTTATACATGAGGTAAGGAAGACTGGAAACTTCAGTGCCATCTGGCCTGATATGATAATGATGAAATGTATTGTTGTCGAAACAGTTGACAAAATGTACATTACACCTTTGCCAAATCCATATGAACGGGACTAAAAGAGTCATGAGTCATATTCAGTGTTGTAGCCAATGATTTATGTAGGCCTAGTACATAAAGAGACCTGCTATGTGGTGATATTTTAAAAGACtacatatatgtactgtatgtatataatgAACTGGTAATGGCTCATGGCTCCTTTCACACCATGAAAGAATTGTCATTAAAATCAgccaaatatttatctgtttctgtgTGGGTTAATAACACTGTTCATAAAAGATCAGGTTCAGTTCCACTAGTTACTCTATCTATTCCACCCCAAAGCTGACCTGTTACCATAAACTTGAGCATGTAAGTTTAAAAGATGGTGTGTAAAACATATGCTGGAGTATTACCTTAAATAAGCCAATGTGTGAGAAAAGTATTTAATAGGCTTCTCTACTACAAGAGTAAGCACAACTACAAGCAAAGTACACTTAAACTTTCAGTAGAAGGAaagaatacattttctttagtatATCTTGATCAAAAGATTAAGTACAAGTATATATCAAATATACTTAGACTTTTCTGTGTACTTGGATGTATAAGCCAAGTATACTTAAGTGTAATTTTGTTATGTATATATCTGATAAGTATACTAAAAGTAGACTGAAAGCATACTCTCTTATTTTTAGTTTAAAACAAGTATTCTAATAGCACACTTGAATAAACTTCTTTTTCGTAAGGGAAACACCGCTTTGACGGATGTATctgaatacaaataatttcagGAACAAAATCAAATGCACGTGATATTGATGTGTAGAAAGGCTGCATACAAAGAATATGGAAGCTTTTTTCCTTCTTACTGTGTTGTAATTAAATCAGAGGTTcccttaatttacatttaaaaagggCAGTAGCATTTCTATCATAATATCATGAACCCCCTGAAGATCCCAATATAGAGCTTTGTAAACACTCCTTTGGGAAACCCtgatttaaattattgttattattatgatttgttAGTATCCTCTTCCTGGGGAAGTGGACCACTGTTGGATGCTAACCAGGGTCAGTAAGTATCCGTTTGACATGCCTGCAAACCTCAGTCCAGCCATGGGCTTTCTTCTCATGGAGGTGAGGTGCTACTCAAAATCTGCTCTTAGTTTATGCTCCTTTTCAAACTAGACTTCCAAAAACACTCTAAACTTGTTTAAATGCAGCGTCTGTGCAAGATCCCCAGACATCGCTTGCACTGCCTAGAGCACTTCCATAGCcagagtttctttttttttccacaacATGTCCTTTGATTCCCAGCTGCTGCAGAAAAATCCCAATGAGCCAATCCTTGAGCTGAAGATCATCCTGACCGAGCAGAATAGTCGATGAAAGGTCTATCATTAGATCTGCTCCAGAAGTTTGAGCATGACCTGCTGAACTCATGCTCAAAATGAACTCATACTGAACCTTGATGAAGATTGAGGTGAACGAATATATAGCAGAGATGGAGCAGGAGCAACAGGAACCCCACAGAATGGATTCAGATTTCCATTAAATGTCCTGCCAAAGACAAGACaaattctaaatgtatttttctaaTGATACTCACCTATATGgtaaaacactataaaaaaatgtttttaacctcTCCAcaaatttaatattagcaaactatacttttggcaagtagtttaggactatttttatctattttgtgcatgacacaagtacattttccaacaattgtttacagaccaattgtttcacttttaattgactatatcacaattccagtgggtcagacgtttacattcACTATaagtgtctttaagcagcttggaaaaatccagaaaattgtgtcaagcctttagacaattaactTCTGAAAGGAGATGTACCaaattggagatgtacctgtggatgtattttaaggcctaccttcaaactcattgcctcttagcttgacatcatggggaaatcaaagcCAAGACTTCAATCCAATGAAAAGCTaaattcatccttgggagcaatttccaaatgcttgaaggtaccatgtttatctgtacaaacaattgtatgcaagtataaacaccatggggccacacagccatcatactgctcaggaaggagacacattctgtctcctagagataaacgtagtttggtgcgaaaagtgcaaataaatcccaaaacaacagcaaagggccttgcgaagatgctggaggaaactggtagacaagtatctatatccacagtaaaacgtctccaatatcgacataacctgaaaggctgctcaacaaggaagaagccactgctccaaatgcacatggaagttaaagcttggtttcAAATGGgtccccaagcacacctccaaagttgtggcaaaacggcttaaggacaacaaagtaaaggtattggagtggccatcaaaaagccctgaaCTAAATCTGATTGaaattttgtgggcagaactgtgGACAGGATGTGATGTCAAAGGCATAGTAAGACTGAAAATTGCTATGCACTTTCGTAGCTTTTGTCAGTGGGGGCTGAATTTGAaggcataaaaaaaattatcccgTGCTCTTATTTTGAATATGTTATTATAAGAGAACAGTTAGGTTTTGTCCTGTGTACATTAGGGGACAAGCActgaaggttagggttagggttaaccctaaccctagatCAAAAATTCAATTTCTTTTGTGTGGGTCTTTTCAACCGTTTTTCTTAAATCAAAATGTTTATGGATCTGAATACTCTCCTTCTGATGATTCCAATGGACTCATTTCAAGAAAAGCCCACCCATTATAatggctgccatcttggattatgatgTTTACAATTTAAAGGTTTCACAGCCTTCAAACTTAGTCCAAAACAATgtctcaaaataatctccagactgAGTGGCACAGAAATAATGatacagaatttagattttcacCTTTGTTTTCACCAATGTGAATTTAACGAGATGGGCGTGAAAATGGATTTAAGGCTATCTCTTAGCAACGCTTTGTCCTATTGAAACAAAAGTTGATATGCTTCATCAAGACCATGAGCTGAGGGGTTTGTACACTCAGCTTGGAATGTGTCTTTGGCATTGCCTAGTTGTGTCAACTGAATGGCCAAGTGGTTAAGCATTGGGCTGTTGATCAAAAGGTTGTGAGTTTGAGTCCAGcaaaaaatggttttaaaatgtgTACTTACATAAAACAATGAAGGCCACAATTCACTGCATAATTCCTGATTCAATTTAAAACTTCTTATCTATAACAATATTTTATCAGCAAACATGAAGTACTCTCAACTTGGAATGCATCAGTCAGACTTGGCAATGGGTGGCGCAGTAATTAGTGCTCTGGATTTCAATACCAAAGAATGCGAGATTGACTTCTGAACTGTGGAACGAAAAGGCATCTGTTTGATCCTGTTGTGGGGTGACATGTGAAGTAGTGTGGGGTTACGTTGTATGTCATATACATGCAATGTTTTGTGCTTACTTTTGTGCAATTCTTGCAGTGTCAGTGCTTGGTgccataattgctgcttgcagctgttttgttcacttgtttttcaaactttgttagtatttgtaccAGTTACAGAGATGGCCTGTGTACATTGATACCATTAAGACTGATAATCAGACTTCCACTCTAGAGAATAAATAAAACTTCTCATGGTGGTGCAAGATGGTTTACCATTATTTGATTATCGGGGTAAATAGTTGGCATGAATCATATAAATTGTCTCACTTGTGAAAAACTGTTCAGGTAGTGTATGATAAAGATCACTCTCAACATTCATTCCTAAAATAGAATTTGGTCATTAATGGATGTAGAGGACAGAAGTAGAGCTTAATATAATTACAAATCAAATAGACTTGTAAAATATATATCTATGAATGATACCTGGAGACAAATATCCAACTTTGAGACTTTGGTGTGACCTATTTGTGAGAGCAATGACAAACCCAAATGGGAGCAGCTTTAATAGGGCTGAAAATTGAACACCAGATAAAGCAtcattattaatgtttttaattaggcatcagaaaaaaaaatcacagcccCAGTAGAGGTGGCTTAAAATATCTGTAACTCTTAATGGCTCTCCTGAGATTCTACTTCAGATAGATTTTGATCCTTTATGTATAGAGAGACATTGGTATCACTCTAATCCTGGCATTTATATCTACATTATCTTATTGCTTTCATATTATAGACTGGACAGCATGGTGCTTAAAAAGATTCACCGCTATTTCTATGCATATTTGCTGTGATCTGACAGACAGCCTTAAAGATCTCAAACACTGACCACAGCAACACCAGGCAACATGCTGATGtggtaaaataaatctttaaactttgttttcattttatgtcCTTGAAAAGTAGATCATGAACTCATCTAAAAACTCTACTCACCTGGATAGAACTAGAAATAATGTCACACCCCCACCTAATTTCTTACCACACAGTTTTTACATCCAACAACATTTTCCTGAGGGTACAGTTGGAGTGTCAATTAGCAAGAGATTTACCTGGGGTGTATTTGTGCTAAATACAGTAACATCACTGCTGATAATTCAGCCAGGTATGGTCTgaaggactatctgtttgatggCACAAAGATAACAATGATACTGTCaactatttaaaattatttaatttaatcaatctATTGTTTTTAAAGAGAAACTTTTACCCAAAAAAGAAAGTTCAGTCATCATTTCAtgttcaccctcatatcattccaaacctgtttgactattttgtggaccacaaaaggagatgttttgaggtttaagctgctcttttccacaatGAAAGCATGCAATTATCAGGGGCTGTCaaaaaaaggaccataaaagAAGTCCATATGTCTTGTgcactacactcactgagcacactatggtcctaataaagtgcctgatgtggtcttctgatGTTGTAGCCCAACCGGCTCAAGATTCAACATATTGTGATTCCGAGATGGTATTCTACTCACCACAActgtaaagagtggttatctgaattactgtagcctttctgtcagctcaacccaatctggccattctctggtgacctctcacatcaacaaggcgtttctg
This window harbors:
- the LOC127629523 gene encoding uncharacterized protein LOC127629523 — translated: MAKRIGPYKRYLRGTDAVPRRTKFRWNAKRSQEDGTSSANNEDDDSLLNVNNNKDDRENTEDDMSNASNSEDEDEEDEVDNENVSTTKLLGTDIQENDSEDDRINTEDDMSIASNSEDVDNEVDNDKSSTISLMGTDTEENEDSIGSDSNANVLDAARSGDENDVDSEDLMEGNTSGENPSEFSVGSEDTADTGDKPLYPGAPLSKGESVLMLMSYLLRHNLTGEALTHLLEMFNIMFPGLIPSSHYIFHKEFGSSSKFEVHFYCESCLKYFGISTDCPTQCDSCNTVFDANANLKNGFYFLVLSLYAQIKQLLQEHGVSLNEKTRTFGVLSDIQSGEEYLNLCDSGILAKDDLTLIWNCDGAPVFKSSKCSIWPIQCQVIELGPEVRKKHILMSALWFGPSKPSISDSMAQSIASVTQSSLMAFTVVTFAITKVYPLPGEVDHCWMLTRVSKYPFDMPANLSPAMGFLLMELLQKNPNEPILELKIILTEQNSR